The Corallococcus silvisoli genome contains a region encoding:
- a CDS encoding Hsp70 family protein translates to MRIVGIDLGTTHCAVASVDPGKGAGAPVEDFPLPQLVRQGEVAPRALLPSTVYIPEGHELAPEVLRLPWGDDGGPWVVGELARWQGARVPGRLVASAKSWLCHPGVDRSAPILPWGAPADVQKLSPVDASALLLTHMARAWDFAHPDEPLSRQEVVITVPASFDEAARALTVSAARKAGLEKFTLLEEPQAAFYDYTARHRSGLEQTLSQVRLVLVVDVGGGTTDFTLVHAGVSPEGPMLRRLAVGDHLMLGGDNMDAALARRMEEKLSQGGRRLSATQWTQAIQAARTAKEALLGREPPEKYGLSLIGEGSRLLGGTLSTELGRDEAQALVLDGFFPVSPAEDRPRRTARMALQELGLPYVQDPAVTRHLAAFLAQHAAAGFAALGETPSHEGALPRPDAILLNGGVFNSPQISARLVDALSAWWPRAPRIPLLKHESLELAVARGAAYYGLVRRGHGLRIGGGAARAYYVGLQRGPESAEQPTLCLIPRGFEEGQKVDLGERPFTLTLGRPVQFALYSTTSDRIDKPGDLVPLAEDLKPLPPIHTLLKGASGKVSEVPVHLQAALTEIGTLELFCVSDVVDERWRLEFELRGTGGSHELTVTESMPARFAEAKDNVERVYGNKPLPLGPKDVKQLSRTLEKVLGPRETWRVPVIRELWSTLYAGASKRRRSDDHERVFYSLTGFCLRPGFGYPLDGWRAEQTFSLFDALVQHHTDKAVWTEFWVMWRRIAGGLTEAHQQKLYAYLQPHLSRRVPPDAPPQAGKLKGIQPEGLDEMVRTVASLEHLSPGDKAEVGRWIAARLKADPRAGGPWAWALGRLGARVPLYGSGHKVVDVETAEAWLELLLSLDLRKVDGAPFAAAQLARLTGDRTRDLEPELRERTAQALVASKASDTWVRMVREVVALEAADEARALGDTLPAGLRLS, encoded by the coding sequence ATGCGAATCGTTGGCATCGACCTGGGCACCACCCATTGCGCGGTGGCATCCGTGGATCCAGGCAAGGGCGCGGGGGCGCCCGTCGAGGACTTCCCCCTGCCCCAGCTGGTCCGCCAGGGCGAGGTGGCCCCGCGCGCGCTCCTGCCGTCCACCGTCTACATCCCCGAGGGCCACGAGCTGGCGCCGGAGGTGCTGCGCCTGCCCTGGGGCGATGACGGCGGCCCCTGGGTGGTGGGCGAACTGGCCCGCTGGCAGGGCGCGCGCGTGCCCGGACGGCTCGTGGCCAGCGCCAAGAGCTGGCTGTGCCACCCGGGCGTGGATCGCTCCGCTCCCATCCTCCCGTGGGGCGCGCCCGCCGACGTCCAGAAGCTGTCCCCGGTGGACGCGTCCGCCCTGCTCCTCACGCACATGGCCCGCGCGTGGGACTTCGCCCACCCGGACGAGCCGCTGTCCAGGCAGGAGGTGGTCATCACCGTCCCGGCCTCCTTCGACGAGGCGGCGCGCGCCCTCACCGTGAGCGCGGCGCGCAAAGCGGGGCTGGAGAAGTTCACGCTGCTGGAGGAGCCGCAGGCGGCGTTCTACGACTACACCGCGCGCCACCGCTCGGGCCTGGAGCAGACGCTGTCCCAGGTGCGGCTGGTGCTGGTGGTGGACGTGGGCGGCGGCACCACCGACTTCACGCTGGTGCACGCGGGCGTGTCGCCGGAGGGCCCCATGCTGCGGCGGCTCGCGGTGGGCGACCACCTGATGCTGGGCGGCGACAACATGGACGCGGCGCTCGCCCGGCGCATGGAGGAGAAGCTCTCCCAGGGAGGCCGGCGCCTGTCCGCGACGCAGTGGACGCAGGCCATCCAGGCCGCGCGCACCGCGAAGGAAGCGCTGCTGGGGCGCGAGCCGCCGGAGAAGTACGGCCTGTCCCTCATCGGCGAGGGCAGCCGGCTGCTGGGCGGCACGCTCTCCACGGAGCTGGGCCGCGACGAGGCGCAGGCGCTGGTGCTGGACGGCTTCTTCCCCGTGTCTCCCGCGGAGGACAGGCCCCGGCGCACGGCGCGCATGGCGCTCCAGGAGCTGGGCCTGCCGTACGTGCAGGACCCCGCCGTCACCCGACACCTGGCGGCCTTCCTCGCGCAGCACGCGGCGGCGGGCTTCGCGGCGCTGGGGGAGACGCCGTCGCACGAAGGCGCCCTGCCCCGCCCGGACGCCATCCTGCTCAACGGCGGCGTGTTCAACTCGCCCCAGATTTCAGCGCGGTTGGTGGACGCGCTGTCCGCGTGGTGGCCGCGCGCACCGCGGATCCCGCTGCTCAAGCACGAGTCGCTGGAGCTGGCCGTGGCCCGGGGCGCCGCCTACTACGGCCTGGTGCGGCGCGGGCACGGCCTGCGCATTGGCGGCGGCGCGGCGCGGGCGTACTACGTGGGCCTGCAGCGCGGACCGGAGAGCGCGGAGCAGCCCACGCTGTGCCTCATCCCGCGCGGCTTCGAGGAGGGCCAGAAGGTGGACCTGGGCGAGCGCCCCTTCACGCTCACCCTGGGCCGTCCGGTGCAGTTCGCGCTCTACTCCACGACGAGCGACCGCATCGACAAGCCGGGGGACCTGGTGCCCCTGGCGGAGGACCTGAAGCCGCTGCCGCCCATCCACACGCTGCTCAAGGGCGCGTCGGGCAAGGTCTCCGAGGTGCCGGTGCACCTGCAGGCCGCGCTCACGGAGATCGGCACGCTGGAGCTGTTCTGCGTGTCGGACGTCGTGGACGAGCGCTGGCGCCTGGAGTTCGAGCTGCGCGGCACCGGCGGCTCGCACGAGCTGACCGTCACCGAGTCCATGCCCGCGCGCTTCGCCGAGGCGAAGGACAACGTGGAGCGCGTCTACGGCAACAAGCCGCTGCCGCTGGGGCCCAAGGACGTGAAGCAGCTGTCGCGCACGCTGGAGAAGGTGCTGGGCCCGCGCGAGACGTGGCGCGTGCCGGTGATCCGCGAGCTGTGGAGCACGCTGTACGCGGGGGCCAGCAAGCGCCGCCGCTCGGATGATCACGAGCGCGTCTTCTACAGCCTCACTGGCTTCTGCCTGCGCCCCGGCTTCGGCTACCCGTTGGACGGCTGGCGCGCGGAGCAGACGTTCAGCCTCTTCGACGCGCTGGTGCAGCACCACACGGACAAGGCCGTGTGGACGGAGTTCTGGGTGATGTGGCGCCGCATCGCGGGCGGCCTCACCGAGGCCCACCAGCAGAAGCTGTACGCCTACCTCCAGCCGCACCTGTCCCGGCGCGTGCCCCCCGACGCGCCCCCGCAGGCAGGCAAGCTCAAGGGCATCCAGCCCGAGGGCCTGGACGAGATGGTCCGCACCGTCGCCTCGCTGGAGCACCTGTCGCCGGGCGACAAGGCGGAGGTGGGCCGGTGGATCGCCGCGCGGCTGAAGGCGGATCCCCGCGCCGGTGGCCCCTGGGCCTGGGCACTGGGTCGGCTGGGAGCCCGCGTGCCCCTGTATGGCAGCGGCCACAAGGTCGTGGACGTGGAGACGGCGGAGGCCTGGCTGGAGCTGCTGCTGTCGCTCGACCTGCGCAAGGTGGACGGAGCGCCGTTCGCCGCCGCCCAGCTCGCACGCCTCACCGGGGACCGCACGCGGGACCTGGAGCCAGAGCTGCGCGAGCGCACGGCCCAGGCCCTGGTCGCGTCGAAGGCCTCGGACACCTGGGTGCGGATGGTCCGCGAGGTGGTGGCCCTGGAGGCCGCGGACGAGGCCCGGGCGCTCGGCGACACGCTGCCGGCGGGCCTGCGGCTGTCGTGA